A single Candidatus Hydrogenedens sp. DNA region contains:
- a CDS encoding PspC domain-containing protein, which translates to MILTQRQANIIDNYLSEVDKALGASIGENYKKEILAKLKERIYSALRQNERSYINDEELIRILEEQFDTPEVQARKIIHPKDAKKVLILNREGGIWLGVCSGISLRSKLPVLFIRLLFVMLGIILGIGLFLYIAFYFWLYFRSGIYRGTSVQWGFFIWQIFLTILILMAVFGCSVLILKGIEYIHYNYVSHLSEKSRLLYDAYNYNIMICLCFCWTCLLCGCMGGLPLKNEWDKTFRNLRDAQIALFVFLEFILIVSLCVWLIVDAVDVIRDIVI; encoded by the coding sequence GTGATACTGACACAGAGACAGGCAAATATAATTGATAATTATTTATCAGAGGTAGATAAAGCGTTAGGTGCAAGTATAGGAGAAAATTATAAGAAGGAAATACTTGCGAAACTCAAGGAAAGGATTTATTCTGCATTACGACAAAATGAAAGAAGTTATATTAATGATGAAGAGTTAATCCGTATATTAGAAGAACAATTTGATACACCTGAGGTTCAGGCAAGGAAGATTATTCATCCTAAGGATGCAAAGAAAGTTTTGATATTAAATCGAGAGGGAGGGATATGGCTTGGTGTTTGTAGTGGTATTTCTTTGAGAAGTAAGTTGCCTGTGTTGTTTATACGATTATTATTTGTTATGTTGGGTATTATTTTGGGGATTGGTTTATTTTTATATATTGCATTTTATTTTTGGTTATATTTTAGGTCTGGTATATATAGAGGCACGTCGGTACAGTGGGGGTTTTTTATATGGCAAATATTTCTTACGATATTGATTTTGATGGCGGTGTTTGGATGTTCAGTTTTAATATTAAAGGGAATTGAGTATATTCACTATAATTATGTAAGTCATCTTTCGGAGAAGAGCAGACTATTATATGATGCATATAACTATAATATTATGATATGTCTTTGTTTTTGTTGGACATGTTTATTATGTGGATGTATGGGAGGTTTACCTTTGAAGAATGAGTGGGATAAGACATTTAGGAATTTGAGGGATGCTCAAATAGCCCTTTTTGTTTTTTTAGAATTTATTTTAATAGTAAGTTTATGTGTTTGGCTTATTGTCGATGCGGTTGATGTTATTAGGGATATAGTAATATGA
- a CDS encoding aspartate aminotransferase family protein, whose amino-acid sequence MVMMIPEKGKTSDEVLKELESARQNDARWEEGRIFSLVFHHSEEHSQLIKEAYGMYIHENGLNPMAFLSLRKFESEVVQMTASLLHGDSETVGCMTSGGTESILLAMKTYRDKARKERKKRYFVPEVVLPDTAHVAFEKAGEYFDIRMIHAPVDKKGKVDIKAMERRITPNTVALVGSAPNYPYGTIDPIEELSELAIKYNLGLHVDACVGGFVLPWFERLGEAIPRFDFRVPGVTSISADLHKYGYSAKGASVILYRSIEIMKHQIFVYVNWPGGIFMSPGITGTRPGGAIASAWATLMRMGQETYLENAQKLIGVIKRFQEGIKSISELEIIGDPQGPLFAYCSKDERVNIYSVADLLEEKGWHIDRQQKPPSIHFMINPIHEKIVDEYIRDLKEAVEKVKEHPELAKQSKAPTYGMMANVPLRGLVESEVRKIVANMFKSESQNIVLDEPNAPVNGLNILKTLLNYLKGK is encoded by the coding sequence ATGGTAATGATGATTCCTGAGAAGGGTAAGACTTCAGATGAAGTGTTGAAGGAATTAGAATCTGCAAGGCAGAATGATGCTCGTTGGGAGGAAGGAAGGATATTTAGTTTGGTATTTCATCATTCAGAGGAACATTCTCAGTTAATAAAAGAGGCGTACGGGATGTATATCCATGAGAATGGACTAAATCCGATGGCTTTTTTGAGTTTGAGGAAGTTTGAATCCGAAGTGGTACAAATGACGGCTTCTTTGCTTCATGGGGATAGTGAGACAGTAGGTTGTATGACTTCTGGTGGGACGGAAAGTATTTTATTAGCCATGAAAACATATAGGGATAAAGCGAGGAAGGAACGTAAGAAGCGTTACTTTGTGCCTGAGGTTGTTTTGCCAGATACTGCACATGTGGCGTTTGAGAAAGCGGGTGAATATTTTGACATAAGGATGATACATGCCCCAGTGGATAAAAAAGGAAAAGTAGATATTAAAGCGATGGAACGGAGGATAACACCCAATACGGTTGCGTTGGTAGGTTCTGCACCGAATTATCCTTATGGAACTATTGACCCGATTGAAGAATTGAGCGAATTAGCAATTAAATATAATTTAGGGTTGCACGTAGATGCGTGTGTAGGTGGTTTTGTTTTGCCATGGTTTGAGCGGTTAGGAGAGGCTATTCCTCGGTTTGATTTTCGAGTGCCAGGGGTAACGTCTATTTCTGCAGATTTGCATAAATATGGTTATTCAGCTAAAGGTGCGTCGGTAATTTTATATCGTTCGATAGAGATAATGAAGCATCAAATTTTTGTTTATGTAAACTGGCCTGGAGGGATATTTATGTCGCCAGGGATAACGGGAACCCGACCTGGTGGTGCTATTGCATCTGCTTGGGCAACCCTTATGAGAATGGGGCAGGAGACATATCTGGAAAATGCACAAAAATTAATAGGGGTGATTAAGAGGTTTCAAGAAGGGATAAAATCGATTTCGGAGTTAGAAATTATTGGAGACCCTCAGGGACCTTTATTTGCTTATTGTAGTAAAGATGAACGAGTAAATATTTATTCTGTTGCGGATTTGTTAGAGGAAAAAGGGTGGCACATTGACCGCCAGCAAAAACCTCCCAGTATCCATTTTATGATTAACCCTATACATGAGAAAATTGTTGATGAATATATTCGTGATTTGAAAGAGGCGGTTGAGAAGGTGAAAGAGCATCCAGAACTTGCAAAACAGTCGAAAGCACCGACATATGGAATGATGGCAAACGTCCCATTACGAGGCTTGGTTGAGTCAGAAGTGCGGAAAATTGTTGCAAATATGTTTAAGAGTGAATCGCAGAATATTGTTCTTGATGAACCAAATGCTCCTGTAAATGGATTAAATATATTGAAAACGTTGTTGAACTATCTAAAAGGGAAATAA
- the uvrA gene encoding excinuclease ABC subunit UvrA has translation MKNSEYIIIRGARQHNLANINLDLPRNKLIVITGLSGSGKSSLAFDTIYAEGQRRYVESLSAYARQFLEQMEKPDVDLIEGLSPSISIEQKTVHRNPRSTVGTVTEIYDYLRLLFARVGTPYCYKCGKVISAQTSQQIVDNILRFPEQTKVQILAPLVRQRKGNYTKLFEEIKKSGFVRVRVNRNIYHVDDEITLERYKKHDIDVVVDRLVVKPEIQKRLTDSVETALKLGNGLIRVWYEVPGGQAQELMQSERLSCIDCNISVEELEPRMFSFNNPNGACPVCTGLGTVMEIDPELVVPNPELSIAEGAVEPWSQRPVLDSMYRKTLRMVCEHYGSSPFIPWKDLPDELKDIILYGSGDEVIHFNYRMANSTYETYKPFEGVIPNLERRYRETHSTRAREMIQNYMAVRECRACQGTRLRPESRAVKVSGKNIIEVTRMSVKEARSFFEDLHLSEFHRKIAERILKEIRLRLSFLADVGLDYLTLDRSAGTLSGGESQRIRLASQIGSGLVGVIYVLDEPSIGLHPRDTHRLIETLMKLRNLGNTVIVVEHDEATIRSADHVVDLGPGAGVHGGRVVAQGSPSKIEKSKESWTGKYLSGKFQVYCPEKVRKPRDKWLILRGASLNNLKNIDVAFPLGLFICVTGVSGSGKSSLINETLYPAVKYAILGRKPEQKLYYTQIEGIENVDKVIDIDQSPIGRTPRSNPATYTGLFTPIRELFSKTPEARARGYSLGRFSFNVKGGRCEACEGNGFLTIEMQFLPDVYIPCDTCHGKRYNRDTLQIQYKGKNIAEVLDMTVEDALGFFKNIPQISKPLETLFEVGLGYMNLGQPATTLSGGEAQRVKLATELLKRHTGNTLYILDEPTTGLHAVDVDRLLRVLHRLVDLGNTVVVIEHNLEVIRTADWIIDLGPEGGDEGGKIVAEGTPSEIMEVKGSYTGEHLRRKMSYISNKKYGNMK, from the coding sequence ATGAAGAATTCAGAGTATATTATTATACGAGGTGCTCGGCAACATAATCTTGCAAATATTAACCTTGATTTACCACGTAATAAGTTAATTGTAATTACAGGATTGAGTGGTTCGGGTAAATCGAGCCTTGCCTTTGACACTATCTATGCGGAAGGGCAGAGGCGTTATGTAGAGAGTTTATCTGCGTATGCGAGGCAATTTTTGGAACAAATGGAGAAGCCGGATGTAGATTTGATTGAAGGGTTAAGTCCATCTATTTCTATTGAACAGAAAACGGTGCATCGTAATCCTCGCTCTACGGTTGGTACTGTTACTGAAATTTATGATTATCTTCGTCTTCTTTTTGCGAGGGTTGGAACGCCGTATTGTTATAAGTGTGGAAAGGTTATTTCTGCTCAGACCTCACAACAGATTGTTGACAATATTTTAAGATTTCCAGAGCAAACAAAGGTTCAAATATTGGCTCCATTAGTTCGCCAGAGGAAGGGGAATTATACGAAGCTTTTTGAGGAGATAAAAAAATCTGGTTTTGTTCGTGTCCGTGTGAATAGGAACATTTATCATGTTGATGATGAGATAACATTGGAGCGGTATAAAAAGCATGATATTGATGTTGTAGTAGACCGACTTGTTGTGAAGCCTGAGATACAGAAACGATTGACCGATTCGGTTGAAACGGCTTTGAAATTAGGGAATGGGTTAATTCGTGTGTGGTATGAAGTTCCTGGGGGTCAAGCCCAAGAACTTATGCAAAGTGAACGATTATCCTGTATTGATTGTAATATTTCAGTAGAAGAATTAGAACCACGGATGTTTTCGTTTAATAATCCTAATGGAGCCTGTCCTGTGTGTACAGGATTGGGCACAGTTATGGAGATTGACCCTGAACTTGTAGTGCCCAATCCTGAATTGTCGATTGCGGAAGGTGCGGTTGAACCGTGGAGTCAACGGCCTGTGCTTGATTCTATGTATCGGAAGACATTGCGGATGGTGTGTGAACATTATGGGAGCAGTCCGTTTATTCCGTGGAAAGATTTACCGGATGAGTTAAAGGATATTATCCTGTATGGGTCAGGGGATGAAGTTATTCATTTTAATTATCGGATGGCAAATAGTACGTATGAAACGTATAAACCGTTTGAAGGGGTTATTCCTAATCTTGAACGGAGATATAGGGAAACGCATTCGACTCGTGCCCGTGAGATGATACAGAACTATATGGCTGTCCGAGAATGTCGTGCCTGTCAGGGTACACGGTTGCGTCCTGAATCTCGTGCTGTTAAGGTAAGTGGGAAGAATATTATCGAAGTGACAAGAATGTCTGTTAAGGAAGCACGTTCCTTCTTTGAGGATTTACATCTTTCAGAATTTCATAGGAAAATAGCGGAACGGATACTGAAAGAGATTCGATTGCGATTATCGTTTCTTGCTGATGTGGGTTTGGATTATTTGACGTTAGACCGTTCTGCTGGGACGTTATCAGGTGGAGAGTCTCAACGAATAAGGCTTGCAAGTCAGATAGGTTCGGGATTGGTTGGGGTTATTTATGTTTTAGATGAGCCCAGTATAGGGCTCCATCCCCGTGATACGCATCGGCTTATCGAAACGTTGATGAAATTACGTAATTTGGGGAATACTGTGATTGTTGTGGAGCATGATGAAGCGACTATTCGTTCAGCAGACCATGTTGTTGATTTGGGTCCTGGTGCTGGTGTTCATGGAGGGAGGGTTGTTGCTCAGGGATCGCCGTCCAAGATAGAGAAGTCTAAAGAGTCATGGACAGGAAAATATCTTTCGGGAAAATTCCAAGTGTATTGCCCAGAGAAAGTACGGAAACCAAGAGATAAATGGCTTATTCTTCGAGGTGCTTCATTAAATAATTTGAAGAATATTGATGTGGCATTTCCATTAGGGTTATTTATTTGTGTGACAGGTGTTTCTGGTTCGGGAAAATCGAGTTTAATCAATGAGACGCTCTACCCTGCGGTGAAATATGCGATATTAGGTAGGAAACCCGAACAGAAACTGTATTACACTCAAATAGAGGGGATTGAGAACGTAGACAAGGTTATTGATATTGACCAATCTCCAATAGGTAGGACACCCCGTTCTAACCCAGCAACATATACGGGCTTATTTACCCCTATCCGTGAACTGTTTAGTAAGACACCTGAGGCTCGTGCGAGAGGCTATTCTCTAGGACGTTTTAGTTTTAATGTTAAAGGTGGTCGTTGTGAAGCATGCGAAGGCAATGGTTTTTTAACTATTGAGATGCAATTTTTGCCAGATGTTTATATCCCTTGCGATACGTGTCATGGTAAACGATATAACAGAGACACCTTGCAAATACAATACAAGGGGAAGAATATTGCGGAAGTGCTGGATATGACAGTGGAAGATGCTTTGGGGTTTTTTAAAAATATTCCCCAGATATCAAAGCCTTTGGAGACGCTGTTTGAGGTAGGTTTAGGATATATGAATTTGGGTCAACCAGCGACAACTTTATCAGGGGGTGAGGCACAACGAGTTAAGTTAGCAACAGAATTATTAAAGAGGCATACAGGGAACACGCTCTATATTTTGGATGAACCTACGACGGGCTTGCATGCTGTTGATGTAGACCGCCTTTTACGAGTTTTGCATCGATTGGTTGATTTGGGCAATACGGTCGTTGTCATTGAGCATAATCTTGAGGTTATACGGACAGCAGATTGGATTATCGACCTTGGACCTGAGGGAGGAGATGAAGGTGGAAAAATTGTTGCGGAAGGAACACCATCAGAAATTATGGAAGTCAAGGGCTCGTATACGGGTGAACATCTAAGAAGAAAGATGAGTTATATTTCTAATAAAAAATATGGTAATATGAAATAA
- a CDS encoding CoA-transferase → MNLFTKLQLLYLIARWRATWDWRNTKKAVRVPGNPKFMSAREAVSLIPDGAVIGTSGLAGNQRASLIWWAIREMFEETGKPKNLTIVSVGGQGGRGKIPGTLEELGLPGLCTRFFTGHTETFKSILKLADQGLCELHIIPQGTLTLILKAMGEEGKNYIINKTGIGTFIDPRTGRGTPVLNGNKPQYVSVVNDSLKYEIPWLDVAVFNAPSADREGNIYIKNCVLISESYEITKAVKRRGGIVIANVGQIVEKGYDEIFLPASDIDAVVVWKGTEQTGGVRHTRYWDFITLNSKTPIDEGIARVRFVNNVLGITPRRTPADEVLARLSASIFVQYSKKGDYVDIGVGLPEETSRLLYESGAMKDITLMTESGVLGGLPAPGIFFGASVNPTEIVSSATIFSRMYQRLDSVILGALQVDGDGNVNVSKRGEGAINYVGPGGFIDLTTAAKKVFFCVAWGNQAKIKIENGKVKVLSHGQPKFIEKVDEITFNGKEALKNGKQVFYITHIGAFVLTEKGMELRWVMPGIDIQKDILNVIKMPVVLPEHGPIVVDESIVTGKNFTLKIENE, encoded by the coding sequence ATGAATTTGTTCACAAAACTCCAACTTTTATATCTAATTGCACGATGGAGAGCAACTTGGGATTGGAGAAATACAAAAAAGGCAGTACGTGTCCCTGGTAATCCCAAATTTATGAGTGCCCGTGAAGCAGTTTCTTTAATACCCGATGGGGCTGTCATTGGCACATCTGGACTTGCAGGGAATCAACGTGCATCCCTGATATGGTGGGCAATTCGAGAAATGTTTGAAGAAACTGGCAAACCCAAAAACCTAACCATCGTCAGTGTTGGAGGACAGGGAGGAAGAGGCAAAATACCCGGAACATTAGAAGAATTAGGCTTACCCGGATTATGCACCCGATTTTTTACCGGGCATACCGAGACATTTAAATCCATCTTAAAATTAGCAGACCAAGGGCTATGTGAACTTCATATCATCCCTCAAGGAACCCTTACCTTGATACTTAAAGCAATGGGAGAAGAAGGAAAAAACTATATCATTAACAAAACGGGCATTGGCACATTTATTGACCCCCGTACAGGACGAGGCACACCCGTTTTGAACGGTAATAAACCGCAATACGTATCCGTTGTCAACGACTCACTTAAATATGAAATCCCCTGGTTAGATGTTGCGGTATTCAATGCACCATCCGCAGACCGTGAAGGCAACATATATATTAAAAACTGCGTTCTAATCTCAGAGAGTTACGAAATTACCAAAGCAGTAAAAAGACGTGGTGGTATTGTAATAGCCAATGTTGGACAAATCGTTGAAAAAGGTTACGATGAAATTTTCCTACCTGCATCAGACATTGACGCCGTTGTTGTATGGAAAGGAACAGAACAAACTGGTGGAGTAAGACATACCCGCTATTGGGATTTTATCACACTAAACAGCAAAACCCCTATTGATGAAGGTATCGCAAGAGTTCGCTTTGTAAATAATGTCCTCGGAATTACACCACGACGAACACCTGCCGATGAAGTCTTAGCACGTCTCTCCGCATCAATATTCGTACAATATTCTAAAAAAGGTGATTATGTAGACATCGGCGTAGGACTGCCAGAAGAAACATCTCGACTCCTCTACGAAAGTGGTGCCATGAAAGATATTACACTCATGACCGAAAGCGGAGTATTAGGTGGCTTACCAGCACCCGGAATATTCTTCGGTGCCTCTGTAAATCCAACAGAAATTGTCTCATCTGCAACCATTTTCTCACGAATGTATCAACGATTAGATAGTGTCATTCTCGGTGCTTTACAGGTGGATGGTGATGGAAATGTAAACGTATCAAAACGAGGCGAAGGTGCTATTAATTACGTCGGGCCTGGTGGTTTTATCGACCTAACCACCGCCGCAAAAAAAGTCTTCTTCTGTGTTGCATGGGGAAATCAAGCAAAAATAAAAATTGAAAATGGAAAAGTAAAAGTACTAAGTCACGGTCAACCTAAATTTATAGAAAAAGTAGACGAAATTACTTTTAATGGAAAAGAAGCCTTAAAAAATGGCAAACAAGTCTTTTATATAACACACATCGGTGCATTCGTTTTAACCGAAAAAGGAATGGAATTACGCTGGGTTATGCCTGGAATTGACATTCAAAAAGACATCTTAAATGTAATTAAGATGCCCGTCGTATTGCCCGAACACGGACCCATAGTGGTAGATGAATCCATCGTAACTGGTAAAAACTTTACACTAAAAATTGAAAATGAATAA
- a CDS encoding HAD family hydrolase gives MIKAVSFDFWGTLFRDAFGRERGQYRAKAILDVVKERISLEDALEALSVVGREFSRCHIEEQRTLTPEDAVDIVCLNLGLELHDKDRKYLAEEFATAILVFQPEPIENALEAVRYTAQFVPVGLISDTGISPGSSLKQLLEIHGFTEYITSYRFSDEEGVSKPQSVMFEKTAVELGVQPEELLHIGDLELTDIIGIKQLGGKACLFTGATMKYLGRTIADFQFSDWLSYIQELPNILNHYYD, from the coding sequence ATGATTAAAGCGGTTTCATTTGATTTTTGGGGAACATTGTTCAGAGATGCCTTTGGAAGGGAACGAGGTCAATATAGGGCAAAGGCGATATTGGATGTTGTCAAGGAGCGTATCTCATTGGAGGATGCGTTAGAAGCCTTATCTGTTGTGGGTAGGGAGTTTAGCCGATGCCATATTGAGGAGCAGAGAACCCTTACACCAGAAGATGCAGTTGATATTGTGTGTCTTAATCTTGGTTTAGAATTACATGATAAGGACCGAAAATATCTTGCAGAAGAATTTGCGACTGCAATCCTTGTATTTCAGCCTGAACCGATTGAGAATGCGTTGGAAGCGGTTCGATATACGGCTCAATTTGTTCCTGTGGGCTTAATATCAGATACTGGGATTTCGCCTGGGTCGTCATTGAAACAATTACTCGAAATACATGGTTTTACTGAATATATTACGTCGTATCGTTTTTCAGATGAAGAGGGAGTATCCAAACCACAGTCTGTGATGTTTGAGAAGACGGCAGTTGAATTAGGTGTTCAACCAGAGGAATTATTACACATTGGTGACCTGGAACTGACAGATATTATTGGTATAAAACAATTAGGAGGGAAGGCATGTCTCTTTACCGGGGCAACTATGAAATATCTTGGTAGAACAATTGCTGATTTCCAATTTTCAGATTGGTTAAGTTATATTCAAGAACTACCTAATATCCTCAATCATTATTATGATTAA